From Armatimonadia bacterium:
GTACCGGCGTTCAGGTCGGCGAGATCGGCCTGGGCGGTATCCCCATGATCCGGGTCGAGGACCTCGACCTCACCGACGCAATCATCAATCGCGCTTTGGACAGCGGCATCAACTACCTGGACAACGCTCGCGCCTACCAGGACAGCGAGATGAAGTATGGCCGAGTCCTCAAGTACCGCCGCAAGGAGGCC
This genomic window contains:
- a CDS encoding aldo/keto reductase, with translation MRRRTLGRTGVQVGEIGLGGIPMIRVEDLDLTDAIINRALDSGINYLDNARAYQDSEMKYGRVLKYRRKEA